A section of the Lepidochelys kempii isolate rLepKem1 chromosome 4, rLepKem1.hap2, whole genome shotgun sequence genome encodes:
- the LOC140910391 gene encoding uncharacterized protein isoform X1, which yields MNRSEYEQEAARQLSNTSFYKPLPSDPTESYQKQLHHLLKKLPEKAQDQIRTDTPLEPRPGIFYLLPKIHKPGNPGRPIISGIGTLTAGLSGYVDSLLRPYATSTPSYLRDTTDFLRKLQSIDDLPDNTILATMDVEALYTNIPHKDGLQAVRNTIPDNVTANLVAELCDFVLTHNYFTFGDNVYLQISGTAMGTRMAPQYANIFMADLEQRFLSSRPLKPLLYLCYIDDIFIIWTHGKEALEEFHHDFNNFHPTTNLSLVQSTQEIHFLDTTVLINNGHINTTLYRKPTDRYSYLHASSFHPDHTTRSIVYSQALRYNRICSNPSDRDKHLQDLCQAFLQLQYPPAEVKKQIDRARRVPRSYLLQDRPNKENNRTPLAVTFSP from the coding sequence atgaataggtcggaatatgaacaagaggctgctcggcagctctccaacacgagtttctacaagccattaccctctgatcccactgagagttaccaaaagcaactacatcatttgctcaagaaacttcctgaaaaagcacaagatcaaatccgcacagacacacccctggaaccccgacctgggatattctatctactacccaagatccataaacctggaaatcctgggcgccccatcatctcaggcattggcaccctgacagcaggattgtctggctatgtagactccctcctcaggccctacgctaccagcactcccagctaccttcgagacaccactgacttcctgaggaaacttcaatccatcgatgatcttcctgataacaccatcctggccactatggatgtagaagccctctacaccaacattccacacaaagatggactacaagccgtcaggaacactatccccgataatgtcacggctaacctggtggctgaactttgtgactttgtccttacccataactacttcacatttggggacaatgtataccttcagatcagtggcactgctatgggtacccgcatggccccacagtatgccaacatttttatggctgatttagaacaacgcttcctcagctctcgtcccctaaagcccctactctacttgtgctatattgatgacatcttcatcatctggacccatggaaaagaagcccttgaggaattccaccatgatttcaacaatttccatcctaccaccaacctcagcctggtccagtccacacaagagatccacttcctggacactacagtgctaataaacaatggtcacataaacaccaccctataccggaaacctactgatcgctattcctacctgcatgcctccagctttcaccctgaccacaccacacgatccatcgtctacagccaagctctgcgatacaaccgcatttgctccaacccctcagacagagacaaacacctacaagatctctgtcaagctttcttacaactacaatacccacctgcagaagtaaagaaacagattgatagagccagaagagttcccagaagttacctactacaggacaggcctaacaaagaaaataacagaacgccactagccgtcaccttcagcccctaa